The Nitrospira sp. genome window below encodes:
- a CDS encoding SLBB domain-containing protein, which produces MLRSHNKPLAVVVVAVGVGLVLSAGCRNPGQSTLPPSAVSTGPQSLPPLPKGDVFADETVPTADASIETGDTLEVVIRRGAGEEKYSSLVRENGSVSVGFIEVPVGGVTVAEAERRVQDAAKPFMKEPRAQVTLKKKLLKIKRIFVFGDVKKPGMVPMARNMTVLQALAAVDNFYETALLEEIRVVRGGDFTNPKILTADLARLFTYGDLSRNIALEENDVIYVPREQLGDATEAAKKLTPILQAAIMPIYPAYLIPAFTSFKP; this is translated from the coding sequence ATGCTGCGATCGCATAACAAACCGTTAGCCGTTGTTGTCGTTGCAGTCGGGGTCGGTCTTGTCTTATCGGCTGGATGTCGCAACCCTGGACAATCGACATTGCCGCCATCAGCCGTGAGCACCGGTCCACAATCACTGCCTCCGCTTCCGAAAGGGGATGTATTTGCCGACGAAACAGTACCAACAGCAGACGCCTCGATTGAAACGGGCGATACTTTGGAGGTCGTCATTCGACGTGGAGCAGGAGAAGAGAAATATAGCAGTCTCGTACGAGAGAACGGTTCCGTCTCTGTTGGATTCATAGAAGTCCCTGTCGGAGGGGTCACGGTCGCTGAAGCTGAACGGCGAGTACAAGACGCAGCTAAGCCATTTATGAAGGAGCCGCGCGCCCAGGTAACACTCAAAAAGAAACTGCTCAAGATCAAACGGATATTCGTATTTGGGGACGTCAAGAAACCTGGGATGGTTCCGATGGCACGCAACATGACGGTACTACAGGCACTGGCAGCTGTGGATAATTTCTACGAGACGGCACTCTTGGAAGAAATTCGAGTGGTCCGAGGTGGAGACTTTACAAATCCGAAGATCTTGACGGCTGATCTAGCTCGGCTCTTTACGTATGGCGACCTCTCGAGAAACATCGCTCTTGAGGAAAATGATGTTATTTATGTTCCGCGTGAACAGCTCGGCGACGCGACAGAAGCAGCGAAGAAACTGACGCCGATCCTTCAGGCTGCGATCATGCCGATTTATCCGGCCTATCTGATCCCAGCATTTACTTCGTTCAAGCCGTAA
- a CDS encoding O-antigen ligase family protein codes for MQPAAITAQDSLVVSVLAIAIALGLTLTTPAIGLQAVFGFLIILIAFTSVSAALYLLIASMLLSPEIAIGQIQGRGVGGRELSFRMDDILLVIIGASWLVKNILYRELALFRKTPLNRPIAVYMVICVVSTLFGVLNGHVRPMTGFFFVLKYFEYFFVFFMVVNHVRSQQQVVGLVVALLVVGLLVSFYAISQIPSGIRASAPFEGESGEPNTLGGYLVFLLAIMTGLLLHVQVGAIRVALLVLGGFAILALMATLSRSSYLAGAVLLAAVGVTQWRRPRVVTVLLLIIALIPLFAPENVKHRVNETFFGRQYGGEIKVGAVGLDLSTTERLKSWAYVLKDWVHDPILGRGITGYAWADAQYVKIIGETGLAGIVAFGFIIYRLWRCARESFVSQTDPFAKGLAHGFLLGLLAMLAHGVGANTFIIIRIMEPFWLCAGLVMLLPILSAEQDVSRKLKEAP; via the coding sequence ATGCAACCAGCGGCCATTACAGCACAAGACAGCCTCGTGGTTTCAGTCCTTGCGATCGCCATCGCATTGGGTCTTACACTCACGACACCTGCGATCGGCCTCCAAGCCGTCTTCGGGTTTTTAATCATCCTTATCGCCTTCACGTCCGTATCAGCCGCGCTCTATCTCCTTATTGCGTCGATGTTGTTGTCGCCGGAGATTGCCATTGGGCAAATCCAGGGACGTGGTGTCGGAGGACGAGAGTTATCGTTCCGGATGGACGACATTCTTTTGGTCATCATCGGAGCGAGCTGGCTTGTGAAGAATATTCTCTACCGCGAACTGGCCTTGTTTCGGAAAACACCTCTGAATCGACCGATCGCCGTGTATATGGTGATCTGCGTCGTCTCAACGTTATTCGGCGTGCTCAATGGACATGTCAGACCGATGACGGGATTCTTTTTTGTGCTGAAGTACTTTGAATATTTCTTTGTGTTTTTTATGGTCGTCAACCACGTGCGCTCTCAGCAGCAGGTCGTGGGGCTCGTGGTGGCGTTACTTGTCGTCGGCCTCCTCGTGAGTTTCTATGCCATCTCTCAAATACCAAGCGGTATACGCGCATCCGCACCATTTGAAGGAGAAAGCGGAGAACCCAATACGTTAGGTGGCTACTTGGTATTTCTGCTCGCCATCATGACGGGACTGTTACTGCATGTCCAAGTCGGCGCGATTCGTGTCGCCTTGCTGGTACTGGGCGGCTTTGCCATTTTGGCGCTGATGGCCACCTTGTCGCGGTCTTCCTACCTGGCCGGCGCCGTCCTGCTTGCGGCCGTAGGGGTAACCCAGTGGCGACGGCCACGTGTGGTCACAGTTTTGCTTCTCATCATCGCCTTAATCCCATTGTTTGCGCCAGAAAACGTCAAACATCGTGTGAACGAAACATTCTTCGGTCGCCAATATGGCGGAGAGATCAAAGTCGGCGCTGTCGGACTTGACCTTTCCACAACTGAACGACTGAAGTCATGGGCATATGTCTTGAAAGATTGGGTTCATGATCCGATCCTGGGTCGCGGAATCACTGGGTATGCATGGGCGGATGCACAGTACGTGAAAATCATCGGGGAAACAGGTCTTGCAGGGATTGTCGCCTTCGGATTTATCATCTATCGCCTCTGGCGATGTGCCAGAGAGTCATTTGTGTCACAGACTGATCCATTTGCAAAAGGGCTGGCCCATGGGTTTCTCTTAGGGTTACTCGCCATGCTTGCACACGGCGTCGGCGCCAATACTTTTATCATCATTCGCATTATGGAGCCGTTTTGGCTTTGTGCCGGTCTCGTCATGTTGTTACCGATTCTATCAGCTGAACAAGACGTATCTCGCAAGCTGAAGGAGGCGCCGTGA
- a CDS encoding DNA internalization-related competence protein ComEC/Rec2, whose amino-acid sequence MLPSLTVAFLFGLLVGSWLPFFPISSIALLAAIAFSFTLLERGGHLDTHRTLPLYLSLLSGVVYWSLLIPPPTLYPTSSDLQDGHRTSISGRVVLPVQHGVGRQTVLIKTDDTSETSSRIRVIWRDPGLTLHQGDRVTFQGTIHRPKGSLNPSGFNYATYMVHHGIDFIAALNGPDAVALIERPLTGRWHILGQVDQWRNIVRQAAIHTLNQPALGIYLGMIIGERGYLEQDIQEWFMITGTIHLLSISGSHLGLVAVVLFGLVKRSILWLPSALLLTISRRITPSQIAVLLTWPAVTLYAALAGAEVATIRSLIMITLGMATVWLGHQRHLGHAMAVALLIIVLHDPRAIFDISFQLSFLSVLAILSLLAHIQVENEDEAAPHRHPHSRITTAILSALMTSGTVTLATLPLVAFYFNQVPWMGVVTNLLAVPFTGLVLVPLGLLAAVWTILTGNDFLIMGDWLASCFDWMVTSLRWCASIPGGEWYVAAPSIPMMVLFYGGGLFLVIRTLPHRARLIGAGTLVILLAWWLMHPGLRGDGDHWRVTFLDVGQGDSAVVELPDGRTVLIDGGTRRERFDVGKMVVAPFLWNHGISHLDVVIATHDQVDHVGGLIWILRHFSIGEFWGSGVVRSEQFSQELRSALRVRGIDEHIAALGQDLLPSGPCRLTILNPPERSADLDLIKLQGGTSLNNHSIVSRLQCGTYSLLFAADIEAAGLSRLTADGRQPVTVLKVPHHGARSSLDHEWIRHVHPRYAIISVGAGNPYGHPVGSVLQAYTDQEATIYRTDLDGAVWVSGRLSTSEFTVGRMRDLVLKPVDLVNRPWRCEYHNWNRLVASFD is encoded by the coding sequence ATGCTCCCATCTCTCACGGTCGCATTTCTCTTTGGGCTTCTGGTTGGATCTTGGCTTCCCTTTTTCCCGATTTCCTCAATCGCACTATTGGCTGCCATCGCCTTTAGTTTCACTCTCCTTGAACGGGGCGGCCACCTGGACACACATCGAACACTCCCTCTGTATCTGAGCCTTTTGTCAGGGGTGGTCTATTGGAGTCTCCTCATTCCCCCACCAACTCTTTATCCAACTTCCTCGGATCTCCAAGATGGCCATAGAACTAGCATCTCGGGACGAGTTGTTCTACCAGTTCAGCATGGGGTGGGACGTCAGACGGTCCTCATCAAAACCGATGACACGTCAGAGACGTCCAGTCGTATACGCGTGATATGGCGCGATCCTGGCTTGACACTACACCAGGGGGATCGCGTTACGTTCCAGGGCACTATTCACCGCCCCAAAGGATCTTTGAATCCATCTGGATTCAACTATGCCACGTATATGGTGCATCACGGCATTGATTTTATCGCTGCACTAAATGGTCCTGACGCAGTAGCGCTCATCGAAAGGCCACTCACGGGTCGATGGCACATCTTGGGCCAGGTTGATCAGTGGAGGAACATCGTACGACAGGCAGCCATCCACACCTTGAATCAGCCAGCATTGGGAATCTATCTCGGTATGATCATCGGTGAGCGTGGCTATCTTGAACAGGACATTCAAGAATGGTTTATGATCACAGGCACCATTCATCTTCTCTCAATCTCCGGCTCCCATCTCGGGCTAGTCGCCGTCGTGTTATTTGGATTAGTGAAACGATCAATCCTATGGCTTCCGTCTGCTCTGTTGTTAACGATATCGCGGAGAATCACTCCCTCTCAGATTGCCGTTCTTCTGACCTGGCCAGCCGTCACCCTGTATGCAGCCCTGGCGGGAGCCGAAGTGGCAACCATTCGTTCGCTTATCATGATTACCTTAGGAATGGCGACTGTCTGGCTTGGGCACCAGCGTCATCTCGGACATGCGATGGCAGTGGCTCTTCTGATCATTGTGTTGCATGATCCTCGAGCAATCTTTGACATCTCCTTTCAGCTCTCCTTTCTCTCCGTTCTGGCGATACTTAGTCTGCTTGCTCACATACAAGTCGAGAACGAGGACGAAGCCGCTCCCCATCGGCATCCCCACTCTCGCATCACGACCGCAATCCTCAGCGCCCTCATGACCAGTGGAACAGTCACATTGGCAACCCTTCCCTTGGTCGCATTCTATTTCAACCAAGTTCCATGGATGGGAGTCGTCACGAACCTCCTGGCTGTCCCCTTTACAGGTCTGGTCCTAGTCCCTCTGGGTTTACTGGCCGCCGTATGGACTATTCTCACCGGGAACGATTTCTTGATCATGGGGGATTGGCTAGCATCTTGCTTCGACTGGATGGTAACGAGCCTACGATGGTGCGCCAGTATTCCCGGCGGAGAGTGGTATGTGGCGGCACCATCGATACCCATGATGGTCCTCTTTTATGGTGGTGGTCTGTTTCTTGTTATTCGAACATTGCCGCATCGTGCTCGTCTGATAGGTGCGGGCACGTTGGTCATCCTGCTCGCTTGGTGGTTGATGCATCCAGGTTTGCGCGGAGATGGAGACCATTGGCGAGTCACCTTTCTCGACGTTGGCCAAGGAGATAGTGCCGTCGTCGAGCTTCCAGACGGAAGGACTGTGCTTATCGACGGTGGGACGCGTCGTGAGAGGTTCGATGTGGGGAAAATGGTCGTCGCACCTTTCTTGTGGAATCATGGGATTTCCCATCTCGATGTGGTTATTGCAACACATGATCAAGTCGATCACGTAGGCGGCCTCATTTGGATACTCCGTCATTTCTCCATCGGTGAGTTTTGGGGAAGTGGCGTTGTTCGATCCGAGCAATTCTCCCAAGAGCTTCGATCCGCTCTTCGTGTTCGAGGAATCGATGAACACATCGCAGCGCTCGGGCAAGACCTGTTGCCTTCCGGGCCCTGTCGTTTGACCATTCTCAACCCGCCCGAACGCTCCGCAGATCTTGATCTGATCAAACTCCAAGGTGGGACCTCATTGAACAACCATTCCATCGTGTCAAGACTACAATGCGGGACGTACTCGCTTTTGTTCGCAGCCGATATTGAAGCCGCTGGCTTGAGCCGCTTGACAGCCGACGGTCGACAGCCTGTGACAGTATTGAAAGTGCCACACCATGGAGCACGCAGCTCCCTTGATCATGAGTGGATCCGCCACGTTCACCCGAGGTATGCCATCATATCGGTTGGAGCTGGCAACCCGTATGGACATCCCGTAGGGTCGGTGCTTCAAGCCTATACGGATCAGGAGGCCACCATCTATCGCACGGATCTTGACGGAGCAGTCTGGGTCTCGGGTCGACTATCAACATCTGAGTTCACCGTCGGACGCATGCGGGATCTTGTCCTGAAACCCGTTGACCTGGTGAACCGTCCCTGGCGTTGTGAATACCACAACTGGAACCGACTCGTTGCCTCTTTCGACTGA
- a CDS encoding polysaccharide biosynthesis tyrosine autokinase: MAQYELNVIDYWLILKKRKYLILLSTVMVVIFTFLFSELLKPDPVYEASARVKFERSATMAQQLLESLSYSNLDDIGTQTEFIRSFPVMERVATDLGRVAPDTSEETKRSAAYLNIIYNLGQEITAQREGDTNIIRISATSDQPEQAEQMANSTASAYRVENIAARNRLVTESRRFVEEQLANLEQRLNDAEEALRTFKEKEGQVFLSDEARAALDTFTRLEEHYNEVLRKRAEGERQIEVLKRSDAIIGNQTGRIFTEEQNALLTILNQRLLDLIQERDTLLINYTSDHPQVTEQQKKIDNVKSEMVKELRSKVSTLMDREDALQEQRNHYRTRYLGYPRAAIQMTRLEREVKVNTDLLATLKAKHQELLIKGAERIEEVTIIAPAMTPISPINASNVTLNLMIGGVMGCFLGIILAFGRESFDTSIGTIEGVEEFLKVPVLGIIPQFDHKVLKDMAQESLPQDTPDSVADSLSKLICLLDPKSVLSESLRSLRTNIQFASLDRRVKSIIFTSAGLGEGKSTCVINLAITMAQEGMKVLLVDADLRKPIVHQRLGLDREPGLVDALLGTTSWRSYVRSATDLMLGTVGVDRLMSTPGLDNLHVLTSGSESGNPNEFLNINKIKALTAEMQEEYDIVLIDTPPILPVTDAVAFSSRVDGTILVYQVGRIGRNALKRAKFLLDHAQANVLGVVLTNVKSEVTPEYGLYRYEYR, translated from the coding sequence ATGGCACAATACGAACTCAACGTCATCGATTACTGGCTGATTCTCAAGAAGCGTAAGTACCTCATACTACTGTCCACTGTCATGGTCGTGATCTTTACATTCCTCTTTTCGGAGTTGCTCAAGCCCGATCCTGTCTACGAAGCATCCGCGCGAGTCAAGTTTGAGCGGAGTGCGACGATGGCCCAGCAGCTATTGGAATCACTCTCCTACTCAAACCTCGATGATATTGGCACACAGACGGAATTCATCCGAAGCTTTCCAGTTATGGAACGAGTGGCAACAGATCTGGGCCGAGTCGCTCCGGACACATCAGAGGAGACGAAGCGATCAGCGGCCTATCTTAATATTATTTACAACCTGGGCCAAGAAATTACGGCACAACGAGAAGGTGATACGAATATCATTCGCATCTCTGCCACGTCCGATCAACCAGAACAGGCTGAGCAGATGGCCAATTCCACCGCGTCCGCCTATCGAGTGGAAAACATTGCGGCGCGCAACCGCCTCGTCACCGAATCAAGACGGTTCGTGGAAGAACAGCTGGCGAACTTGGAACAACGTCTGAATGATGCTGAGGAGGCGTTGAGGACGTTTAAAGAGAAAGAAGGACAAGTATTTCTGTCAGATGAAGCGAGAGCTGCATTGGATACCTTCACCCGACTTGAAGAACACTATAATGAAGTCTTACGAAAGCGTGCGGAAGGCGAACGTCAGATTGAGGTATTGAAACGATCTGACGCGATCATCGGGAATCAAACCGGCCGAATCTTTACTGAGGAGCAAAATGCGCTTCTCACAATCCTGAATCAGCGGTTATTGGATCTGATTCAAGAGAGAGACACGCTACTCATTAACTACACGTCGGATCACCCGCAAGTGACGGAGCAGCAGAAAAAGATCGACAATGTTAAATCGGAAATGGTCAAAGAGCTGAGGTCCAAAGTTTCTACGCTGATGGATCGAGAGGATGCTCTTCAAGAACAGCGGAATCACTACCGAACACGCTATCTTGGATACCCCCGAGCCGCGATACAGATGACGCGATTGGAGCGTGAGGTCAAGGTCAATACGGATCTCCTGGCAACACTGAAGGCCAAACATCAGGAATTGCTGATCAAAGGAGCCGAACGGATTGAGGAAGTCACGATCATCGCTCCAGCCATGACGCCTATAAGCCCCATTAACGCATCAAATGTCACCTTGAACTTGATGATCGGAGGGGTGATGGGATGTTTCCTTGGAATCATACTGGCGTTTGGGCGGGAGTCCTTTGATACCTCCATCGGAACTATCGAAGGAGTTGAGGAGTTTCTGAAAGTTCCTGTCTTAGGAATTATTCCGCAGTTCGACCACAAGGTCCTGAAGGACATGGCTCAGGAGTCGTTGCCTCAGGATACACCAGACTCTGTGGCAGACAGTTTGTCGAAATTGATCTGTCTGCTCGATCCTAAGTCTGTCTTATCCGAAAGTCTTCGCTCGCTACGGACCAACATTCAATTCGCCAGTTTAGACCGCAGAGTCAAATCGATCATCTTCACCAGTGCCGGTCTTGGAGAGGGTAAAAGTACCTGTGTGATCAATTTGGCCATTACCATGGCGCAAGAAGGAATGAAGGTCTTGCTGGTGGATGCCGATCTTCGAAAGCCGATTGTGCATCAGCGGCTCGGCCTAGACCGTGAACCAGGCTTGGTCGATGCGTTGCTCGGGACGACCTCTTGGCGATCCTATGTTCGCTCGGCTACCGATCTTATGCTCGGGACGGTCGGTGTCGATCGACTCATGAGCACACCAGGGTTGGATAATTTACATGTCCTGACCAGCGGATCGGAATCGGGTAATCCGAACGAGTTTCTGAACATCAATAAAATCAAAGCCCTGACAGCCGAAATGCAAGAAGAATATGACATTGTCTTGATCGATACCCCACCGATTCTTCCGGTGACGGATGCGGTCGCCTTTAGCTCTCGTGTCGATGGGACCATCTTGGTGTACCAAGTCGGTCGAATCGGTCGGAACGCCCTTAAACGTGCCAAATTCCTGCTCGACCATGCCCAGGCCAATGTTCTCGGGGTGGTCCTGACGAACGTGAAATCGGAAGTGACGCCGGAGTACGGACTCTATCGCTACGAGTATCGCTGA
- a CDS encoding glycosyltransferase family 4 protein, whose translation MTWFLFCYWYEPDAPRDPVGLVRMWKLAETLSQIGDRVTMFPPRYRSAASRRPCTVIPIKVIHLPLIRPLSYALGSFIQGLVRALLTKPDIVYYRWMDSPHALILAKVLGVPCVCEVNGEPVPDWLGERTWGRGRLKELLAKLAFKHCDRIVVLTDGLRGLLHDRYGVPLERIVVLPSGTDEQQFGPRDSVASRLELGLLPARPYIGFVGSFYRYQGLACLLDAMVLIKEVCPTTQLVLVGDGEVVEELKQQARHLRMEDNIIWTGRVPYEEVPVWIGAMNLCVAPFCGDRGETSPVKIFDYLACQRPVVASAIPSVASTFTPDSGVHLIPSDQARPLADAIITLLNDPARCTVMGQQGRRFIEGRFSWTAIVEQLRHWLSEDIMESHHAHSHVL comes from the coding sequence GTGACCTGGTTTCTCTTTTGTTATTGGTATGAGCCGGATGCCCCCCGAGATCCGGTGGGATTGGTTCGCATGTGGAAATTAGCAGAGACCCTCAGTCAAATCGGAGATCGAGTCACGATGTTTCCCCCTCGGTACCGATCGGCGGCAAGCCGTCGTCCCTGCACAGTCATTCCCATCAAAGTCATCCATCTCCCGCTGATTCGTCCACTATCCTATGCTCTGGGATCGTTTATTCAAGGACTGGTTCGTGCACTCCTGACCAAGCCGGACATTGTGTACTACCGATGGATGGATAGTCCGCATGCCTTGATTCTCGCCAAGGTGCTAGGCGTCCCGTGCGTCTGCGAAGTAAACGGTGAGCCGGTTCCTGACTGGCTCGGCGAACGAACGTGGGGGAGGGGACGCCTAAAAGAACTTTTGGCCAAACTCGCCTTCAAGCACTGCGATCGGATTGTTGTGCTGACGGATGGATTGCGAGGGTTACTGCATGATCGCTATGGCGTTCCCCTTGAGCGGATCGTAGTGCTTCCCAGCGGCACAGATGAACAACAGTTTGGTCCGCGTGATTCTGTGGCTTCTCGTCTTGAACTTGGTCTGTTACCTGCACGCCCATACATCGGGTTCGTTGGGAGCTTCTACCGATATCAGGGCCTCGCTTGTTTGTTGGATGCGATGGTGTTGATCAAGGAAGTCTGCCCGACCACGCAACTTGTACTCGTGGGCGATGGGGAGGTGGTTGAAGAGCTGAAGCAACAGGCCAGACATCTGAGGATGGAGGACAACATTATCTGGACCGGTCGTGTTCCCTACGAGGAGGTGCCGGTGTGGATTGGTGCCATGAATCTCTGCGTAGCCCCATTTTGTGGCGACCGTGGAGAGACTTCTCCGGTGAAGATCTTTGACTACCTCGCATGCCAACGGCCGGTGGTCGCGAGCGCGATTCCATCGGTTGCGTCCACATTTACTCCTGATAGCGGTGTGCACCTGATCCCGTCGGACCAGGCTCGTCCACTAGCCGACGCCATCATTACGCTGTTGAACGACCCGGCTCGATGCACAGTCATGGGGCAACAGGGACGTCGATTTATAGAGGGCAGGTTTTCCTGGACTGCCATCGTGGAGCAGCTTCGTCATTGGCTCAGCGAAGACATCATGGAAAGCCATCATGCACATTCTCATGTACTGTGA
- a CDS encoding HD domain-containing protein: MARLSDLIREHASQPQGSGTRPHQAAASSTQADRSWITSTRQELLRITDAIRSNKVPDVKSCAPYAEQIVQRLQDSENLIEWALNGQTDDYLVDNPLHVAVLATKVGFGLHYRDHELERLALAGLLHDIGMWTVPEGFVSKRGVLSEEERDIIRTHPERGRRILAGQGTVFEWIAGISAQEHERWDGSGYPCRLKGKQIEEAAQIIGIVDTLDAMVTARPYRHSISPHQAMRELLLHGRTTFSLPVLKAVGDQITLYPIGTVVRLNTGETVTVTKTNPRYPLRPVVTLTKFGEASELDLSQGMSRHVVEVLHGRAPS, from the coding sequence GTGGCACGGTTGTCTGATTTGATCCGAGAGCACGCCTCTCAGCCTCAGGGGAGTGGAACACGGCCGCACCAGGCGGCCGCGTCCTCGACGCAAGCCGATCGTTCTTGGATCACTTCTACGAGGCAAGAACTCCTCCGGATCACGGACGCCATCCGCTCCAACAAAGTCCCGGATGTCAAAAGCTGTGCCCCTTACGCTGAGCAGATTGTTCAACGACTGCAGGATAGCGAGAATCTTATCGAATGGGCGTTGAACGGGCAGACTGACGACTATCTCGTCGACAATCCACTGCATGTCGCAGTGCTGGCCACGAAGGTAGGTTTCGGTCTGCACTACCGAGACCACGAGCTAGAGCGCCTGGCATTGGCAGGTTTGCTCCATGACATCGGCATGTGGACAGTCCCTGAGGGATTCGTCTCAAAACGAGGAGTCTTATCTGAAGAAGAGCGAGACATCATTCGTACTCATCCCGAGCGAGGTCGCCGCATTCTTGCCGGACAGGGTACTGTATTCGAATGGATTGCCGGCATTAGTGCACAGGAACACGAACGATGGGATGGAAGCGGATATCCCTGTCGGCTCAAAGGCAAACAGATTGAGGAGGCAGCACAGATCATCGGAATTGTTGATACGTTGGATGCGATGGTAACGGCACGGCCCTATCGCCACAGCATCTCACCTCATCAGGCCATGCGTGAACTCCTTCTTCATGGTAGGACAACGTTTTCACTTCCCGTGTTGAAAGCAGTCGGAGACCAGATCACGCTGTATCCAATCGGAACAGTCGTACGACTCAATACCGGTGAAACCGTGACGGTCACAAAAACAAATCCCCGCTACCCACTCCGCCCCGTCGTGACACTCACAAAATTCGGGGAAGCGAGTGAGTTGGACTTATCACAAGGAATGTCACGACATGTCGTAGAAGTCCTGCACGGTAGGGCTCCATCGTAG
- a CDS encoding glycosyltransferase family 4 protein, which produces MHILMYCDEDLGVAAGGSRQVLEFAKALAVRGHNVTVVAPESEQPRPRVSVPSQIHIEMVPVIRWGGLRPISFLLSSKQILTRLLRETTPDVLLWFDSPGQLAPLWAVQKYSCPVVYFVNGLPNEEVQGMWRLTPFRSLLSHGFRLAARHANAIVSVCPELFRSLKSLEPVNSGKCAVIKNGVDPVHFSPQPHHAARTALSLVDQGPYIGFVGGFFPWHGLDTLVDAIAIVAKSHPTVQCLLVGEGQTTLALKAQVDRLDLSRHVHFVGRTDFDAVPKWIAACDVCVVLHRQTRSYPGDSMKLWEYLACGRPVVATAGPGYGDVVVDFRCGLSVQADDHDDLAHQILTLLGNPELREKMGQRGRSAVVQTHTWSARAAQLEQVCQQAIGQTALAA; this is translated from the coding sequence ATGCACATTCTCATGTACTGTGATGAAGACCTCGGCGTAGCGGCCGGAGGTTCGCGACAAGTGTTGGAGTTTGCCAAGGCATTAGCTGTCCGCGGGCATAACGTCACCGTGGTAGCACCGGAATCTGAGCAACCCAGACCTCGTGTTTCTGTTCCATCACAGATACACATTGAGATGGTCCCAGTCATCAGATGGGGAGGATTGCGCCCTATTTCTTTTCTACTGAGCTCAAAACAGATATTGACGAGACTGTTACGCGAGACAACTCCGGACGTGTTGCTGTGGTTTGATTCTCCAGGACAGCTCGCCCCCTTGTGGGCGGTACAAAAATATTCCTGCCCCGTCGTGTACTTTGTGAATGGACTCCCGAACGAAGAAGTCCAGGGGATGTGGCGTCTCACGCCATTCCGTAGCCTCTTGAGCCATGGATTTCGTCTGGCCGCAAGGCACGCGAATGCGATCGTCAGCGTGTGTCCCGAACTCTTCCGCAGCCTCAAGTCATTGGAGCCGGTCAATTCAGGCAAGTGTGCGGTAATCAAGAATGGGGTTGATCCTGTTCATTTCTCTCCTCAGCCTCATCACGCGGCCCGAACAGCATTGTCGCTTGTCGATCAGGGACCCTATATCGGGTTTGTCGGTGGATTTTTCCCGTGGCACGGTCTCGACACACTCGTCGATGCGATCGCCATTGTCGCGAAGTCGCATCCGACCGTTCAATGCCTTCTGGTCGGAGAAGGACAGACCACACTAGCGCTCAAAGCACAGGTTGATCGTCTAGATCTCTCTCGCCATGTCCATTTCGTTGGGCGGACCGACTTCGACGCCGTACCCAAATGGATTGCCGCCTGCGATGTCTGTGTGGTGTTACACAGACAGACGAGGTCCTATCCTGGCGACTCGATGAAATTGTGGGAGTATCTTGCGTGTGGACGTCCCGTGGTTGCGACAGCCGGGCCTGGATACGGAGATGTCGTCGTTGACTTCCGCTGTGGTTTGTCCGTTCAAGCCGACGATCACGATGATCTGGCTCATCAAATTTTGACCTTGCTGGGTAATCCAGAGCTTCGAGAGAAGATGGGCCAACGGGGACGGTCTGCTGTTGTGCAAACTCACACCTGGTCTGCTCGAGCAGCACAGCTTGAACAGGTATGCCAACAGGCTATCGGTCAAACAGCGTTAGCTGCGTGA